In Quercus lobata isolate SW786 chromosome 12, ValleyOak3.0 Primary Assembly, whole genome shotgun sequence, a genomic segment contains:
- the LOC115971330 gene encoding xyloglucan galactosyltransferase XLT2-like: protein MLPSWENSFLKKPKNIDLKVVKKNSISSHNSYTWPLLIMILLLQIYYCINYFFISNLPLSLISISPQQFPSPKTSTHSVSNHNNNNNNSSNLCLSGKVYVYDLPPMFNKELLDNCSSLDPWSPRYCDAVLNGGFGQKAATQLAEVVPESLAPAWYWTDQFMLEVIFHNRVLKHACRTLEPESATAYYIPFYAGLAVGRYLFTNYDNKARDSDCEMLLRWVQEQPYWKRSNGSDHFITLGRMVWDFRRWGENDWGSSFVYMEGMRNIQRLVIERNPWDPLDAGVPYPTGFHPRSYADVLEWQDYVSTHKRTSLFCFAGGTRGAFKNDFRGYLLSYCKNESDSCHVVDCSGTRCYNGASAILDTFLGSDFCLQPRGDTYTRRSVFDCIVAGSIPVFFWERTAYDQYEWFLPGEPTSYSVFIDNKAVKNGSVSIRNVLEKYSREEVSKMRERVINIIPQILYATPQEGLETIKDAFDVAIEGVLTRIKKQ from the coding sequence ATGCTTCCCAGTTGGGAAAACTCATTTCTGAAGAAACCCAAGAACATAGACCTCAAAGTAGTCAAAAAGAACTCCATCTCCTCACATAACTCTTACACATGGCCCCTCCTAATCATGATTCTTTTGCTTCAGATTTACTATTGCATCAATTATTTCTTCATCTCAAATTTGCCTTTATCCCTCATTTCCATCTCCCCTCAACAATTCCCATCTCCAAAAACCTCAACCCACAGCGTGTCcaatcacaacaacaacaacaacaatagcaGCAATTTATGTCTATCGGGTAAGGTTTATGTGTATGACCTACCACCCATGTTTAACAAAGAATTGTTAGACAACTGTTCTAGTTTGGACCCGTGGAGCCCACGCTACTGCGACGCCGTATTGAACGGCGGGTTTGGGCAGAAAGCCGCCACCCAGCTGGCTGAGGTGGTCCCAGAAAGCCTAGCTCCGGCTTGGTACTGGACTGACCAGTTCATGTTGGAAGTTATTTTTCATAATAGGGTTTTGAAGCATGCATGTAGGACTTTGGAGCCAGAATCTGCTACAGCGTACTACATACCCTTTTATGCTGGACTCGCGGTTGGAAGGTATCTTTTTACAAACTATGATAACAAAGCGCGTGATAGTGATTGTGAAATGCTGTTAAGGTGGGTCCAAGAGCAGCCATATTGGAAAAGATCGAACGGCTCAGATCACTTCATCACTCTGGGTCGAATGGTTTGGGATTTTCGACGGTGGGGAGAGAATGATTGGGGTTCCAGCTTTGTTTACATGGAAGGAATGAGAAACATCCAACGTCTCGTGATTGAAAGGAACCCATGGGACCCACTTGATGCCGGTGTGCCTTACCCCACTGGATTCCACCCCAGATCATATGCTGACGTGTTAGAGTGGCAAGATTACGTAAGTACACACAAACGTACGAGCCTGTTCTGCTTTGCCGGTGGAACACGTGGCGCATTTAAGAACGATTTTAGGGGTTACTTACTGAGTTATTGTAAAAACGAGTCCGACTCGTGCCATGTCGTGGATTGCAGTGGGACGCGGTGTTACAATGGCGCCTCAGCGATTTTGGACACGTTTTTGGGTTCGGACTTTTGCTTACAACCTAGAGGAGATACATACACAAGGCGGTCTGTGTTTGATTGCATTGTGGCAGGTTCAATCCCGGTTTTTTTCTGGGAGCGAACTGCTTATGATCAATACGAGTGGTTCTTGCCTGGTGAACCCACGAGTTACTCGGTTTTTATTGACAACAAGGCGGTTAAAAATGGTAGTGTGTCTATTAGAAATGTACTTGAAAAGTATAGTAGGGAAGAGGTAAGTAAAATGAGGGAGAGAGTGATTAATATCATACCTCAAATTTTATATGCGACACCTCAAGAAGGTTTGGAGACCATAAAAGATGCTTTTGATGTTGCTATTGAAGGGGTGTTGACAAGGATAAAGAAGCAATGA